One segment of Hemitrygon akajei chromosome 15, sHemAka1.3, whole genome shotgun sequence DNA contains the following:
- the LOC140739256 gene encoding protocadherin gamma-C5-like isoform X2: protein MASSAIKSDIVFKNYAILILVCTPNLIFGHIRFAISEELESGAFVGNIAQDLGLSVPQLAGSKFALTSENGGQYMELNLENGILSVRERIDREHICGYANVCNIPFKIVLKNPLAVYRGEVEILDINDNSPTFPESTVALQIAEAIAPGVRFPLESAEDPDIGLNTVADYTINSSEYFSLRTQKTEGEFITAELVLEKSLDRELQSSIRIVLTATDAGTPRRSGTAEIFITVVDINDNPPVFDHNVYKCSLSENVPLGTFVIKIQANDVDEGLNAELTYSFSKITSPKLRELFSLDSDTGEIRVEGELDFEEESSYYLNVQAVDHGSPPFIGRAKVFINLVDINDNAPEIEVSSAVSRIPENSPSGTLITFFNVFDRDSGENGEVKCEIPKNVPFRLQTSSKNHYELITCEPLDREVVSEYKIPVVAWDLGSPSLSSNAIIHVIVSDVNDNTPQFAEPSYNVYVMENNEPGASVFAVSASDPDLDQNSYVSYSFVNFMQDFPLSSSLSINSMNGTIYALRSFDYEKFKHFQIHVQARDGGVPPLSSTATVNVIILDQNGNAPAIAAPPGQKESDLVEILPLSTGQGHLVAKILATDADSGQNARLSYQVQRSTDPSLFNVDKNSGEVRTARIILESDSTTQTLVILVKDNGQPSLSTTDLNEAKFPSQQLLMCDNSLQRL from the exons ATGGCGAGTTCGGCGATCAAAAGCGACATTGTTTTCAAGAACTATGCAATTCTGATTCTGGTATGTACACCGAATTTGATTTTTGGGCATATTCGCTTTGCCATAAGCGAAGAATTGGAGAGTGGCGCTTTTGTTGGGAATATCGCTCAGGATTTAGGTTTGAGTGTACCGCAATTGGCCGGTAGTAAATTTGCACTAACCTCCGAAAACGGTGGACAATATATGGAGCTTAATTTGGAGAACGGGATATTATCTGTTCGTGAAAGGATCGACAGGGAACATATATGTGGATACGCAAATGTGTGTAACATTCCTTTCAAAATTGTGCTGAAAAATCCTTTGGCGGTTTATCGTGGTGAAGTCGAAATTCTGGATATAAATGATAATTCCCCGACCTTCCCCGAGAGTACCGTTGCTTTACAGATAGCGGAAGCAATTGCGCCGGGGGTACGTTTCCCTCTCGAGAGTGCGGAAGATCCAGATATTGGATTAAATACAGTCGCCGACTACACAATTAATTCCAGCGAATACTTTAGTCTAAGGACACAGAAAACCGAAGGCGAATTTATAACTGCCGAATTGGTCCTAGAGAAATCTTTAGACAGAGAGTTACAGTCATCCATTCGAATTGTCCTGACAGCGACTGATGCTGGGACTCCCCGACGATCTGGCACAGCTGAGATTTTCATTACGGTTGTGGACATCAATGACAATCCACCTGTATTCGACCACAACGTTTACAAGTGCAGCTTAAGTGAAAACGTACCCTTGGGTACCTTCGTGATAAAAATCCAAGCTAATGATGTGGACGAAGGTTTGAATGCTGAGCTAACATATTCTTTCAGCAAGATAACTTCACCAAAACTACGCGAGTTGTTCAGTTTAGATTCCGACACAGGAGAGATTCGAGTTGAAGGAGAGCTAGATTTTGAAGAAGAAAGCAGTTATTATCTGAATGTTCAAGCTGTGGACCATGGATCACCTCCATTTATAGGACGCGCCAAAGTGTTTATTAACTtggttgatataaatgacaatgcACCTGAAATAGAAGTGTCATCAGCTGTGAGCAGAATTCCAGAAAATTCTCCGTCTGGTACTTTAATAACTTTTTTCAATGTTTTTGATCGAGATTCTGGAGAAAACGGTGAAGTGAAGTGCGAGATTCCAAAGAACGTCCCCTTTAGACTTCAAACATCGTCGAAGAATCATTATGAGTTGATTACTTGCGAACCATTGGACCGCGAAGTAGTGTCCGAGTATAAAATACCTGTCGTAGCCTGGGACTTGGGTTCACCCTCACTGTCAAGCAATGCAATCATTCATGTTATAGTGTCAGATGTGAATGATAATACGCCGCAATTTGCTGAACCCTCCTACAACGTATACGTGATGGAAAACAACGAGCCGGGCGCTTCTGTATTTGCGGTATCTGCTTCTGATCCTGACCTGGACCAGAATTCTTACGTTTCGTACTCCTTTGTCAACTTTATGCAAGACTTTCCACTGTCCAGTTCCCTCAGTATTAACTCCATGAACGGCACAATTTACGCGCTGCGCTCCTTTGACTACGAGAAATTTAAACACTTCCAGATCCACGTTCAAGCACGTGACGGTGGAGTGCCCCCGCTGAGCAGCACTGCGACAGTGAATGTGATCATTCTAGATCAGAATGGCAATGCTCCGGCAATTGCTGCACCTCCGGGACAGAAAGAATCCGATTTGGTAGAGATCCTGCCCCTGTCAACTGGTCAAGGGCACTTGGTCGCCAAGATATTGGCAACTGACGCAGATTCTGGACAGAACGCTCGGTTGTCCTATCAGGTGCAGAGATCTACCGATCCTAGTTTATTCAATGTTGATAAAAATTCCGGTGAAGTCCGAACAGCTCGCATTATTTTAGAGTCTGATTCCACCACGCAAACTCTGGTCATCTTGGTGAAAGACAATGGACAACCGAGCCTCTCCACCACG GACCTGAATGAAGCGAAATTCCCAAGCCAGCAGCTGTTGATGTGTGATAATTCACTTCAACGACTGTAG
- the LOC140739256 gene encoding protocadherin gamma-C5-like isoform X1 encodes MASSAIKSDIVFKNYAILILVCTPNLIFGHIRFAISEELESGAFVGNIAQDLGLSVPQLAGSKFALTSENGGQYMELNLENGILSVRERIDREHICGYANVCNIPFKIVLKNPLAVYRGEVEILDINDNSPTFPESTVALQIAEAIAPGVRFPLESAEDPDIGLNTVADYTINSSEYFSLRTQKTEGEFITAELVLEKSLDRELQSSIRIVLTATDAGTPRRSGTAEIFITVVDINDNPPVFDHNVYKCSLSENVPLGTFVIKIQANDVDEGLNAELTYSFSKITSPKLRELFSLDSDTGEIRVEGELDFEEESSYYLNVQAVDHGSPPFIGRAKVFINLVDINDNAPEIEVSSAVSRIPENSPSGTLITFFNVFDRDSGENGEVKCEIPKNVPFRLQTSSKNHYELITCEPLDREVVSEYKIPVVAWDLGSPSLSSNAIIHVIVSDVNDNTPQFAEPSYNVYVMENNEPGASVFAVSASDPDLDQNSYVSYSFVNFMQDFPLSSSLSINSMNGTIYALRSFDYEKFKHFQIHVQARDGGVPPLSSTATVNVIILDQNGNAPAIAAPPGQKESDLVEILPLSTGQGHLVAKILATDADSGQNARLSYQVQRSTDPSLFNVDKNSGEVRTARIILESDSTTQTLVILVKDNGQPSLSTTVSMLITILENITEKIPESSNLAKNTGHFPNPITLLIVIFGCTSVLFLLIIILLIGIKCMQSRNINQEYNSPNYYKRRQFQTTFNRRSTLEETLRYPGTCRIGHDSAGQHYSVSLSPESMKSDFLFLKPCAAPKTQAKC; translated from the coding sequence ATGGCGAGTTCGGCGATCAAAAGCGACATTGTTTTCAAGAACTATGCAATTCTGATTCTGGTATGTACACCGAATTTGATTTTTGGGCATATTCGCTTTGCCATAAGCGAAGAATTGGAGAGTGGCGCTTTTGTTGGGAATATCGCTCAGGATTTAGGTTTGAGTGTACCGCAATTGGCCGGTAGTAAATTTGCACTAACCTCCGAAAACGGTGGACAATATATGGAGCTTAATTTGGAGAACGGGATATTATCTGTTCGTGAAAGGATCGACAGGGAACATATATGTGGATACGCAAATGTGTGTAACATTCCTTTCAAAATTGTGCTGAAAAATCCTTTGGCGGTTTATCGTGGTGAAGTCGAAATTCTGGATATAAATGATAATTCCCCGACCTTCCCCGAGAGTACCGTTGCTTTACAGATAGCGGAAGCAATTGCGCCGGGGGTACGTTTCCCTCTCGAGAGTGCGGAAGATCCAGATATTGGATTAAATACAGTCGCCGACTACACAATTAATTCCAGCGAATACTTTAGTCTAAGGACACAGAAAACCGAAGGCGAATTTATAACTGCCGAATTGGTCCTAGAGAAATCTTTAGACAGAGAGTTACAGTCATCCATTCGAATTGTCCTGACAGCGACTGATGCTGGGACTCCCCGACGATCTGGCACAGCTGAGATTTTCATTACGGTTGTGGACATCAATGACAATCCACCTGTATTCGACCACAACGTTTACAAGTGCAGCTTAAGTGAAAACGTACCCTTGGGTACCTTCGTGATAAAAATCCAAGCTAATGATGTGGACGAAGGTTTGAATGCTGAGCTAACATATTCTTTCAGCAAGATAACTTCACCAAAACTACGCGAGTTGTTCAGTTTAGATTCCGACACAGGAGAGATTCGAGTTGAAGGAGAGCTAGATTTTGAAGAAGAAAGCAGTTATTATCTGAATGTTCAAGCTGTGGACCATGGATCACCTCCATTTATAGGACGCGCCAAAGTGTTTATTAACTtggttgatataaatgacaatgcACCTGAAATAGAAGTGTCATCAGCTGTGAGCAGAATTCCAGAAAATTCTCCGTCTGGTACTTTAATAACTTTTTTCAATGTTTTTGATCGAGATTCTGGAGAAAACGGTGAAGTGAAGTGCGAGATTCCAAAGAACGTCCCCTTTAGACTTCAAACATCGTCGAAGAATCATTATGAGTTGATTACTTGCGAACCATTGGACCGCGAAGTAGTGTCCGAGTATAAAATACCTGTCGTAGCCTGGGACTTGGGTTCACCCTCACTGTCAAGCAATGCAATCATTCATGTTATAGTGTCAGATGTGAATGATAATACGCCGCAATTTGCTGAACCCTCCTACAACGTATACGTGATGGAAAACAACGAGCCGGGCGCTTCTGTATTTGCGGTATCTGCTTCTGATCCTGACCTGGACCAGAATTCTTACGTTTCGTACTCCTTTGTCAACTTTATGCAAGACTTTCCACTGTCCAGTTCCCTCAGTATTAACTCCATGAACGGCACAATTTACGCGCTGCGCTCCTTTGACTACGAGAAATTTAAACACTTCCAGATCCACGTTCAAGCACGTGACGGTGGAGTGCCCCCGCTGAGCAGCACTGCGACAGTGAATGTGATCATTCTAGATCAGAATGGCAATGCTCCGGCAATTGCTGCACCTCCGGGACAGAAAGAATCCGATTTGGTAGAGATCCTGCCCCTGTCAACTGGTCAAGGGCACTTGGTCGCCAAGATATTGGCAACTGACGCAGATTCTGGACAGAACGCTCGGTTGTCCTATCAGGTGCAGAGATCTACCGATCCTAGTTTATTCAATGTTGATAAAAATTCCGGTGAAGTCCGAACAGCTCGCATTATTTTAGAGTCTGATTCCACCACGCAAACTCTGGTCATCTTGGTGAAAGACAATGGACAACCGAGCCTCTCCACCACGGTTAGTATGCTCATtacaattctggaaaatattacTGAAAAGATTCCTGAAAGTAGCAATTTAGCGAAGAATACTGGGCATTTTCCTAATCCGATTACACTTCTGATCGTAATCTTCGGTTGCACATCCGTTCTGTTTCTTTTGATCATCATTCTCCTCATTGGCATCAAATGCATGCAGAGCAGAAATATTAACCAAGAGTATAATTCTCCCAACTATTACAAACGTAGGCAGTTTCAAACTACGTTTAATCGAAGGTCTACATTGGAAGAAACTTTGCGCTATCCTGGAACCTGCCGGATAGGTCACGATTCAGCAGGGCAACATTACTCGGTTTCTCTGTCTCCAGAATCGATGAAGAGCGACTTCCTCTTTTTGAAGCCATGCGCTGCTCCCAAGACTCAAGCTAAATGCTAA